The bacterium genome contains the following window.
AACTCTTGTTCGATGACCCGGGGATGCAGCTTGAATTCCGGTGCAAATGGCAGCATTGCCCGCACACCGAGCGAGTTCAAGAGGGTGGCCGTGACAGGTCTCGTCAAAGAGGCGGCATAAGCTCGCTCCGGCAGATAACCCAGAAGTTGGATACCTGCACTATTCAGTCGGGAATGATCCTCGGAAGTCAGCGGCTCAAAGAATTGCAGCACCACGTGACTGGCATCGTCAACTTGCGCAATTCTGTACTCAAATTCGGCAGGACTTACGACACCGCTTTGAAAATAGATCTCATACGCGGCCTTCGCCGACCCGAGACTTAACAGCAAGCATGCCATTACCCAAGATGTGATTCTCTGCTGTCTCACGTTTCCTCCACTCAATGTAATTCGGGAAAACACCCGGAACCAGTTCTGTTAATCATCTGGCCATTCGACCGATATCCAGACATCGCCGTTCTCGACCTTCACTGAACGCGTCGACGTGTCCAGACCTGAATTGGTCAGACACTTGCCAGTCGTCACGTCATACCGCCATCGATGCATGTAGCACTCGATGACGGATCCCTGCAACTTCCCTGCGCCCAGATTTGCACGCATATGCTTGCAGGCCGCATCGAGTCCGTACAATTCCCCATTCACGTCAAACACCGCAAATGGCCTGCCCAGAATTGTGATACTGCGCGCTTGCCCGGGCTTGAGATCGGAACGCTTGCAGACTCTGAACCAGCGGTCGCTCATCTCGTCACAAAGTGACTGAGGATTCTCGCGCCATGCTCGCGGCTGTTTTCAATAAACACGCGTGACGCTTCGCGTCCTGCCAGCAGCACGCCTGCAACATACACTCCGGGCACATTCGACTCGAGGGTTTCGGGATTATGCGAAGGGATCATGGCAGGATCATGGAATTCGATGCCGAGGCGACTCAACCAGTCATAATCTGGTTGATAGCCTGTTAATAAAAAGACATTGTCTGCGTCGAGATCACGTATTCCTTCCGGACCATCGATGCTTACTGCGCGCTCCGAAATGCTCA
Protein-coding sequences here:
- a CDS encoding Rieske 2Fe-2S domain-containing protein, with the protein product MSDRWFRVCKRSDLKPGQARSITILGRPFAVFDVNGELYGLDAACKHMRANLGAGKLQGSVIECYMHRWRYDVTTGKCLTNSGLDTSTRSVKVENGDVWISVEWPDD